The Helicobacter mustelae genome has a segment encoding these proteins:
- a CDS encoding site-2 protease family protein translates to MDFDSTSVLKVSLSILAFLCAIIGHEIMHGYVAKHYGDPTASMAGRLSINPIKHIDLMGSIIVPLMLLFAQAPFMFGWAKPVPIDIRSIIARHGFMPAVYVSLAGIFYNLSIALVVSTALKYGFSLDGKNILEEIFVFFCLQLVVYNVILGVFNLFPIPPLDGSQALMFLCLHFGYETLPRWFMKIQGYGFIIILVILATPLSKILFQPVEFLIKFLLS, encoded by the coding sequence ATGGATTTTGATTCTACGAGTGTTTTAAAAGTTTCCCTCTCAATTCTGGCGTTTTTGTGTGCCATTATTGGGCATGAGATCATGCATGGATATGTCGCCAAGCATTATGGCGATCCCACTGCTAGCATGGCAGGGAGGCTTAGCATCAATCCCATCAAACACATCGATTTGATGGGCTCCATCATCGTGCCATTGATGCTGCTTTTTGCTCAAGCTCCCTTTATGTTTGGATGGGCTAAGCCCGTGCCCATTGATATCCGATCTATCATCGCTAGACATGGCTTCATGCCTGCAGTATATGTGAGCTTGGCTGGGATTTTTTATAATCTCTCCATCGCTCTTGTAGTCAGCACGGCCTTAAAATATGGTTTTTCTCTGGATGGAAAAAACATTCTAGAGGAGATTTTTGTATTTTTCTGCCTGCAACTTGTCGTCTATAATGTGATTTTGGGGGTGTTTAATCTCTTCCCCATCCCTCCGCTTGATGGCTCCCAGGCTTTGATGTTCCTTTGCCTGCATTTTGGATATGAGACTCTACCTCGATGGTTTATGAAAATCCAGGGCTATGGGTTTATCATTATTTTGGTGATTTTGGCTACCCCATTATCCAAAATCCTTTTTCAACCAGTAGAATTTTTGATAAAATTTCTGCTGTCTTGA
- the rpiB gene encoding ribose 5-phosphate isomerase B: protein MKNKNTKEEKQGRMKYFLGADHAGLKLGEFVRNFLQIHGYEVQCFFPTESKVDYPDYAKKVCCAVLKNPPSRGILICGTGIGMSMSANRFQGIRAAICTDAYMAKMTRMHNDCNVLCLGARLLGEGVVESILEVFLQTEFEGGRHIARIEKMDKDCYVGQ, encoded by the coding sequence ATGAAAAACAAAAACACAAAAGAAGAAAAACAAGGACGGATGAAATATTTTCTAGGCGCAGATCATGCGGGATTGAAGCTTGGGGAATTTGTGAGAAATTTTTTGCAAATTCATGGATATGAGGTGCAGTGCTTTTTCCCTACAGAATCCAAGGTGGATTATCCTGATTATGCCAAGAAAGTTTGCTGTGCAGTGCTCAAAAATCCTCCTAGTAGAGGGATTCTTATCTGTGGAACTGGGATTGGGATGAGTATGAGTGCCAATCGCTTTCAGGGCATCCGTGCAGCCATTTGCACGGATGCTTATATGGCAAAAATGACACGCATGCATAATGATTGCAATGTCTTGTGCCTGGGCGCTCGCCTCTTAGGAGAGGGCGTGGTGGAATCGATTTTGGAGGTGTTTTTGCAGACAGAATTTGAAGGAGGGCGGCATATAGCGCGTATAGAGAAGATGGATAAGGATTGCTATGTGGGACAATAA
- the lepB gene encoding signal peptidase I, with amino-acid sequence MKNFFSKLSAFSSSWIGTIIIVLFVIFFIAQAFVIPSRSMVGTLYEGDMLLVKKYAYGIPLPRLPWVNWVIFPDFSNNGHLIAGEHPKRGDIVIFVPPHEKKTYYVKRNFAIGGDEILFTKEGLYLHCKEGNDFIKEHYADKKSLEFAGKIFVLNPYMSEHRGIHYAKNNETFYFMQMLASGKIISQDPSMQKISMQPIVLDGELVFYKQIPENEFFMIGDNRDNSNDSRFWGSVPYADIVGKPWVIWLSVNLRNSQEADVINHPKKFFSIRWNRMFKSMHTLESEIK; translated from the coding sequence ATGAAAAATTTTTTTAGTAAGTTGAGTGCTTTTTCATCAAGCTGGATAGGGACGATCATCATTGTCTTGTTTGTCATATTTTTCATTGCGCAGGCTTTTGTAATCCCTTCGCGATCCATGGTGGGCACACTCTATGAGGGTGACATGCTATTGGTAAAAAAATACGCCTATGGCATCCCTCTGCCGCGCCTGCCCTGGGTGAATTGGGTGATATTCCCAGATTTTTCTAATAATGGGCATTTGATAGCAGGGGAACATCCTAAGCGAGGAGATATTGTGATTTTTGTCCCTCCGCATGAGAAAAAAACCTATTATGTGAAGCGCAATTTTGCAATCGGTGGGGATGAGATTCTTTTCACAAAAGAGGGCTTGTATCTGCATTGCAAGGAAGGCAATGACTTCATAAAAGAGCATTATGCTGATAAAAAAAGCTTAGAGTTTGCTGGAAAAATTTTTGTGCTCAATCCCTATATGAGCGAGCATAGAGGCATTCATTATGCCAAAAATAATGAGACTTTTTATTTTATGCAGATGCTTGCAAGTGGTAAAATTATCTCTCAAGATCCTAGCATGCAAAAGATTTCCATGCAGCCCATTGTTTTGGATGGAGAGCTGGTGTTTTATAAGCAGATTCCTGAGAATGAATTTTTTATGATTGGAGATAATCGCGACAATAGTAATGATTCTAGGTTTTGGGGAAGCGTTCCTTATGCAGATATTGTAGGCAAACCTTGGGTGATTTGGCTGAGTGTAAATCTGCGCAATAGCCAAGAGGCTGATGTAATCAATCATCCTAAAAAATTCTTTAGCATTCGCTGGAATAGGATGTTTAAAAGTATGCATACTTTGGAATCAGAAATCAAGTAG